From the Lolium rigidum isolate FL_2022 chromosome 2, APGP_CSIRO_Lrig_0.1, whole genome shotgun sequence genome, one window contains:
- the LOC124688393 gene encoding trihelix transcription factor ASIL1-like, whose product MDDDGGASPSPSPSPSRSQSRSPSPLPIAEPVTVAAVPPGHLALAIPIQKHASSSGGGGGGREDAWSDGATSTLIDAWGERFVALGRGSLRHPQWQEVAEVVSSRDGYSKPVKSDVQCKNRIDTLKKKYKVEKAKSDSSWPFFDRLDYLLAPLQKLAGNSGGAAGNSGSSNPSNRSTAPMSLRVNFPQRTRTAFPSSAMKRRMPSPQQDAASSESSDGFPPEPVAEAVNGKRHRVEESANGADSSNRVQGLRDLAQAIRRLGEVYERVESSKREHELRMEQDRLEAARELEEQRVQFFLKMQTEFSKANNGATLPISLAMAAMVGNSVPTAAAGAADGNGSSRRNSVATEVATSSNHRVRYRFKDPHASQRPSYQYNQNNVGPDATGTGSGSDSDNKEDEEEMEDEDEESQ is encoded by the coding sequence ATGGATGACGACGGCGGCGCTTCCCcgtcgccttcgccttcgccgtcgcgctcccagtcgcgctcTCCTTCGCCGCTTCCGATCGCCGAGCccgtcaccgtcgccgccgtGCCACCCGGCCACCTCGCCCTCGCGATCCCCATCCAGAAGCATGCTTcctccagcggcggcggcggagggggcagGGAGGACGCCTGGAGCGACGGCGCCACCTCCACGCTGATCGACGCCTGGGGCGAGCGCTTCGTCGcgctcggccgcggcagcctgcgCCACCCGCAGTGGCAGGAGGTCGCCGAGGTCGTCTCCTCCCGcgacggctattccaagccggtcAAGTCCGATGTGCAGTGCAAGAACCGCATCGACACCCTCAAGAAGAAGTACAAGGTCGAGAAGGCTAAGTCGGACTCCTCGTGGCCCTTCTTCGACCGCCTCGACTACCTCCTCGCCCCATTGCAGAAGCTCGCCGGCAATTCTGGCGGGGCGGCGGGGAATTCCGGCTCCTCCAACCCCAGCAACCGGAGCACTGCACCCATGTCTCTGCGTGTCAACTTCCCTCAGCGCACCCGCACGGCCTTTCCCTCGTCAGCCATGAAGCGGAGGATGCCATCGCCGCAACAGGATGCAGCGTCGTCAGAGTCTTCTGACGGGTTCCCGCCGGAACCAGTGGCTGAGGCCGTGAACGGCAAGAGGCATCGCGTTGAGGAGTCGGCCAATGGAGCGGACAGCAGCAACCGGGTGCAGGGCCTGCGCGACCTGGCGCAAGCCATTCGGCGGCTTGGGGAGGTGTATGAGCGTGTGGAGTCCTCGAAAAGGGAGCATGAGCTCCGGATGGAGCAGGACCGCCTGGAAGCTGCACGCGAGCTGGAGGAACAACGTGTGCAGTTCTTCCTCAAGATGCAGACGGAATTCTCCAAGGCCAACAACGGTGCCACACTCCCTATCTCACTTGCCATGGCTGCTATGGTTGGCAATTCAGTCCCCACCGCGGCCGCCGGTGCTGCCGATGGCAACGGTTCTTCCAGGAGAAACTCTGTGGCAACCGAAGTTGCAACCAGCAGCAATCATCGTGTCCGGTACCGTTTTAAGGATCCTCATGCCTCACAACGCCCTTCTTACCAGTACAACCAGAACAATGTCGGCCCTGATGCGACGGGCACCGGGAGTGGCAGCGACTCTGACAAtaaggaagatgaggaggagatggaagacgaagacgaagagaGCCAGTAA
- the LOC124688390 gene encoding sm-like protein LSM1B, translating into MSWAGPDELLLSTSLAGFLDKKLIVLLRDGRKLLGTLCSFDQFANVVLQGACERVIVGELYCDVPLGLYVIRGENVVLIGELDSEKDELPAHMTCVPEAEIRKAEKAEREARDLKGSMRKRMEFLDFD; encoded by the exons ATGTCTTGGGCCGGCCCGGATGAGCTCCTCCTCTCCACCTCCCTCGCCGGCTTCTTGGACA AGAAACTCATAGTCCTATTACGAGACGGAAGGAAACTGCTTGGCACCCTGTGTTCATTTGATCAGTTTG CAAATGTTGTTCTCCAAGGTGCTTGTGAACGAGTGATTGTTGGAGAACTATATTGTGATGTTCCTCTTGGTCTTTATGTCATCCGGGGAGAGAACGTTGTTTTAATCGGTGAATTG GATAGTGAGAAGGATGAACTCCCTGCTCACATGACTTGTGTTCCGGAGGCGGAAATAAGAAAG GCTGAAAAGGCGGAAAGAGAAGCAAGAGACCTCAAGGGCTCAATGAGGAAACGTATGGAGTTCCTGGACTTTGATTAG
- the LOC124688392 gene encoding probable nucleoside diphosphate kinase 5, which translates to MAGATSSVVPALVICFLSLVLLLHRCRICGAVDRERTLAMIKPDGLSGNYTDKIKEAILESGFDIIQEAVVLLDAERASLFYAEHAERSFFDSLLKYMTSGPVHAMVLERHDAVSHWRALIGPTDATKAKASHPNSIRAMCGLDSEKNCVHGSDSLHSAAREISFFFRDAKSETVEHDEL; encoded by the exons ATGGCCGGGGCAACCTCGTCGGTGGTTCCCGCTCTCGTCATCTGCTTTCTGTCGCTCGTCCTTTTGCTGCACAG GTGCCGGATCTGTGGGGCTGTGGATAGAGAGAGGACGCTGGCGATGATCAAGCCGGATGGTTTGTCTGGTAACTACACCGACAAAATCAAGGAGGCCATCTTGGAGTCTGGATTTGACATCATCCAAGAGGCTGtcgtcctgctggatgcagagagGGCATCCCTCTTCTATGCTGAGCATGCCGAGAGAAGCTTCTTCGACAGCCTATTGAAGTATATGACGAG TGGTCCAGTTCATGCTATGGTTCTGGAAAGACATGATGCGGTCTCACACTGGCGAGCTTTGATAGGGCCAACTGATGCAACAAAGGCTAAAGCTTCACATCCTAACAG CATTAGAGCAATGTGTGGATTGGACTCTGAAAAAAACTGCGTGCATGGCTCAGATTCACTGCATTCTGCAGCCAGAGAAATTTCATTTTTCTTCAGAGATGCTAAATCTG AAACCGTGGAACATGACGAGCTGTAG